A part of Oncorhynchus masou masou isolate Uvic2021 chromosome 21, UVic_Omas_1.1, whole genome shotgun sequence genomic DNA contains:
- the LOC135508285 gene encoding NHS-like protein 3 isoform X1 yields the protein MSGRESVGDLIPQDVAEVFAHERQTKGGRRKKRGGSLGRAFSWFKGKKKKEVNANGQIQDFHSVGPKTGKISSQGHSHAVPKQEDEGTHVPSHVQENVFIEGSRPKYLEDLHTEAQEGLKLQQQEETNNGVDYQDDQSIASVPRQPDETESDSYRERRGSLSDSTILDTMSQVSTRSAVSTRSSRSGLTRQASTFRPLKSEKKPEKTKARRRHRRTTVMGIPQHIQRELGLDRASWAARRVIDEDGLHNGESLDIHTIDGPHLADSQEGVRIYLQSVEGLQPVSEDQVQKFPSRAGHTDDLALLQRMGPQLCGLKRPNSLAVPWMTTVSGLPHHPPSPVMSMSPQATYMSKIIPNAVLPPSIDVVEISHNRSQSSVRTVSKSRLLLASPASSRASSRASAMSSASRYNPPHFSDSSGWSHSESSETLVSDSSTVSSNSTTRQGGDGEGSSREMALDRESIHSSVSKASRTSTIKGKGKARGDDGKQEGPFIRSLSVMKSKRAPAPPSRSYSLHKDKMKRRSRDLTDIRVAAPAQSSPVLGGEAKAVSARETGSSPMPSSNKSSPGYTADTSSLDESSGSVTTNSFNTRQQAAREEERNEQPGSTGFSPQKQTPQENILKKTVSPSSCYPSPGGMPTLPSKQTHNSSPGNKRGILAKLASIFPKAPSSSPVIQPQGSDSSKTPRPSPPVDTVTSSPSVMALRELFNIPPPPKVCAPSPPPPEVWAHNKRTFELLLGPPAPNNMDTVVRKNPKDRRQQRQSRSTSREASESAPEQEAGGVLDRVTEPLSKEQTSNPAALTYVSGNGQESPKVQEKDGLSPVVIEVGDKGPTQIEPSEGMKRNSEVAHKFEQERVQGSQLVVEPEKVKVSQMIGKLEKVQASWLVNEKSVNASAAPGRGLGKVNTEIQTPATEKRTESQLKMDTLSMLSPALARVSPSPSPPPAHYPPLPPSKQTPPVTILGVPSDSSPAPEPPLVYPTGESFWPPPPPPMDLATLGDELDLPLPPPPSGCEDGVIMTEPVPPVSEGTVGAPNPARPAPQEVSSVPQGIPQPSPGITECQNQEKMSLSKSSPTPPEEAPTPPEEAPTPVVTPSLLQMVKLRSVNNGDQGLKKDQSQGQNHTEVTLRAKQPSNGEAPQKPIRRSLIMTAPPPTVTPPPTTVVSQLPTATVPEAALTSATVPEAALTSATVPEAALTSATVPEAALTSVPTTPTAKFQPSIVNLPSKSSTVTSPTSKSPSASVTMRMQEAIRLRTEARSKEGPPSHLSLHSPTSPTGLKFPSSTASFIFAKSTKKVVIETLSTPEAQANLTKKLVAELSSMSNPSKSIETQEVVAVKVPPPVARKPRLKVTDAEPSVETEHVQTAGQEAQPADNTEGAPEAPNGTAVNVEVSPSSSST from the exons cAGTCCCAAAGCAGGAGGATGAGGGGACTCACGTCCCTTCACACGTCCAGGAGAATGTGTTCATCGAGGGCAGCCGGCCCAAGTACCTGGAGGACCTGCACACTGAGGCCCAGGAGGGACTCAAACTTCAGCAGCAAGAAG AAACAAATAATGGGGTGGATTACCAGGATGACCAAAGCATCGCT TCAGTGCCCCGGCAGCCTGACGAGACTGAGAGTGacagttacagagagaggagaggctctTTGTCAGACAGCACTATACTAGACACCATGTCCCAGGTCTCAACGCGCTCCGCTGTCTCCACACGGTCCTCACGGTCAGGACTGACCCGCCAAG CATCAACCTTCAGGCCCCTGAAGTCAGAGAAGAAGCCAGAGAAGACCAAGGccaggaggagacacaggagaacCACAGTTATGGGGATACCACAACACATCCAGAGGGAACTGG GGCTGGATAGAGCATCATGGGCAGCTCGTCGGGTTATAGACGAGGACGGGCTCCATAACGGTGAGAGCCTGGACATCCACACCATTGATGGGCCTCACCTAGCTGATTCccaggagggtgtgaggatatatCTCCAGTCTGTAGAAGGCCTGCAGCCCGTTAGTGAGGACCAGGTTCAGAAGTTCCCCTCCCGGGCCGGTCACACAGATGACCTGGCTCTCCTCCAGCGCATGGGCCCCCAGCTGTGTGGCCTGAAGAGGCCCAATTCCCTGGCCGTCCCCTGGATGACCACGGTGTCCGGCCTGCCGCACCATCCCCCCAGCCCCGTCATGTCCATGTCCCCCCAGGCCACCTACATGTCTAAGATCATCCCCAATGCCGTGCTGCCACCCTCCATCGACGTGGTGGAGATTAGCCATAACCGCAGCCAGAGCAGTGTCCGTACCGTCAGTAAGAGCAGACTGCTGCTGGCCAGCCCTGCCTCCTCCAGAGCCTCCTCCCGCGCCTCTGCCATGTCCTCCGCCTCCCGATACAACCCACCACACTTCTCTGACAGCTCTGGATGGAGCCACTCTGAGTCCTCTGAGACCCTGGTGTCTGACTCCTCCACTGTTTCCTCCAACAGCACCACCAGAcaggggggagatggggagggctCATCCAGGGAGATGGCCCTGGACAGAGAGAGTATCCACTCCTCTGTCAGTAAGGCCTCCAGGACCTCAACCATCAAAGGCAAGGGGAAAGCCAGAGGGGATGATGGCAAACAGGAGGGGCCCTTCATCCGAAGCCTATCTGTGATGAAGTCCAAGAGGGCACCGGCCCCACCCAGCCGCTCCTACTCCTTACACAAGGACAAGATGAAGCGGCGCTCACGAGACCTGACTGACATCAGGGTGGCTGCCCCTGCCCAAAGCAGCCCAGTCCTTGGTGGGGAGGCTAAGGCTGTCAGTGCTAGGGAGACCGGCTCTTCTCCCATGCCCTCCAGCAACAAAAGTAGCCCTGGATACACAGCAGACACCAGCTCTCTGGATGAGTCCTCGGGCTCTGTGACCACCAACTCCTTTAACACCCGACAGCAAGCAgccagggaagaggagaggaatgagcaGCCAGGCTCCACAGGCTTCTCTCCCCAGAAACAGACCCCCCAGGAAAACATCCTGAAGAAGACTGTTTCCCCCTCCAGCTGCTATCCCAGCCCGGGTGGCATGCCCACCCTCCCCTCCAAACAGACCCATAACTCATCCCCAGGAAACAAGAGGGGCATCCTGGCCAAACTAGCAAGCATTTTCCCCAAGGCACcatcctcatcacctgttattcAGCCACAGGGGTCTGACAGCAGCAAGACGCCTCGTCCATCCCCTCCAGTCGACACTGTAACTTCCTCACCTTCAGTCATGGCACTCAGAGAGCTGTTCAACATCCCTCCCCCACCCAAAGTATgtgccccctctcctcctcccccggaGGTATGGGCACACAACAAGCGCACTTTTGAACTGCTGCTAGGTCCCCCGGCCCCCAACAACATGGATACGGTGGTGCGAAAGAACCCAAAGGATCGACGACAGCAGAGGCAGTCTCGTTCCACATCAAGAGAGGCTTCTGAGTCTGCACCAGAGCAGGAGGCAGGAGGTGTGCTAGATAGGGTCACTGAGCCTCTGTCTAAAGAGCAGACCAGTAATCCAGCAGCACTAACATATGTGTCAGGAAACGGTCAGGAGAGTCCAAAGGTCCAGGAAAAAGATGGGTTGAGTCCAGTGGTTATAGAAGTGGGAGATAAAGGACCAACTCAAATAGAGCCTTCTGAAGGTATGAAAAGGAATAGTGAAGTGGCACATAAATTTGAACAAGAGAGGGTACAAGGAAGTCAGTTGGTGGTTGAACCAGAGAAGGTCAAGGTAAGTCAGATGATAGGTAAACTAGAGAAGGTCCAGGCAAGTTGGTTGGTAAATGAAAAGTCAGTGAACGCCTCAGCAGCTCCAGGAAGGGGCCTAGGAAAagtaaatacagaaatacagactCCTGCTACAGAGAAAAGGACTGAATCTCAACTTAAAATGGACACGTTGTCTATGCTTAGCCCAGCTCTAGCACGCGTCTCgccatctccttctcctcccccagcACACTatcctccccttcccccttccaAACAGACCCCGCCAGTGACCATACTTGGGGTCCCCTCAGATTCTTCACCCGCTCCAGAGCCCCCACTAGTCTACCCCACTGGGGAATCCTTCTggcctcctcccccacctcccatgGACTTGGCCACCCTTGGAGATGAGCTTGACCTCCCCCTTCCCCCACCACCCAGTGGTTGTGAGGATGGGGTTATTATGACAGAACCTGTGCCCCCTGTTTCAGAGGGGACAGTGGGTGCTCCAAACCCTGCCCGACCTGCACCTCAGGAAGTTTCATCTGTACCCCAGGGAATACCTCAGCCCAGTCCAGGGATCACAGAGTGCCAGAACCAAGAGAAGATGTCCCTCAGCAAGAGCTCTCCCACTCCCCCAGAGGAGGCCCCCACTCCTCCAGAGGAGGCCCCCACTCCTGTGGTCACCCCCTCCCTTCTGCAGATGGTCAAGCTGAGGTCTGTCAATAATGGTGACCAGGGTCTGAAAAAGGACCAGAGTCAGGGACAGAACCATACAGAGGTCACTTTGAGGGCCAAACAACCCAGCAACGGGGAGGCTCCACAGAAGCCTATTCGAAGGTCTCTGATCATGACAGCTCCCCCTCCCACTGTCACACCCCCACCTACTACTGTTGTCTCACAACTTCCCACAGCCACTGTCCCGGAGGCAGCCCTAACCTCAGCCACTGTCCCGGAGGCAGCCCTAACCTCAGCCACTGTCCCAGAGGCAGCCCTAACCTCAGCCACTGTCCCGGAGGCAGCcctaacctcagtcccaaccACACCCACAGCCAAGTTCCAGCCCAGCATAGTTAATTTACCCTCAAAGTCCTCTACTGTCACCTCTCCTACAAGTAAGTCTCCTTCTGCCTCAGTCACCATGAGAATGCAGGAGGCCATTCGCTTGAGGACAGAGGCCAGAAGTAAAGAGGGGCCTCCCTCTCATCTCAGCCTGCACTCCCCAACTTCCCCAACAGGTCTCAAGTTCCCCTCATCTACTGCCAGTTTCATCTTCGCCAAGAGCACAAAGAAGGTTGTCATAGAAACCCTCTCAACCCCTGAGGCCCAGGCCAATCTCACAAAGAAGCTGGTGGCAGAGCTTTCATCTATGTCCAATCCATCCAAGTCCATAGAAACACAGGAGGTGGTGGCAGTCAAGGTTCCACCACCTGTGGCAAGGAAACCCAGGCTTAAGGTCACAGATGCCGAGCCCAGTGTGGAGACTGAGCATGTGCAAACTGCGGGACAGGAAGCACAGCCAGCAGACAACACTGAGG GTGCTCCAGAGGCTCCAAACGGGACAGCAGTTAATGTTGAAGtgtcaccatcatcatcatccacaTGA
- the LOC135508285 gene encoding NHS-like protein 3 isoform X2, whose protein sequence is MSGRESVGDLIPQDVAEVFAHERQTKGGRRKKRGGSLGRAFSWFKGKKKKEVNANGQIQDFHSVGPKTGKISSQGHSHVPKQEDEGTHVPSHVQENVFIEGSRPKYLEDLHTEAQEGLKLQQQEETNNGVDYQDDQSIASVPRQPDETESDSYRERRGSLSDSTILDTMSQVSTRSAVSTRSSRSGLTRQASTFRPLKSEKKPEKTKARRRHRRTTVMGIPQHIQRELGLDRASWAARRVIDEDGLHNGESLDIHTIDGPHLADSQEGVRIYLQSVEGLQPVSEDQVQKFPSRAGHTDDLALLQRMGPQLCGLKRPNSLAVPWMTTVSGLPHHPPSPVMSMSPQATYMSKIIPNAVLPPSIDVVEISHNRSQSSVRTVSKSRLLLASPASSRASSRASAMSSASRYNPPHFSDSSGWSHSESSETLVSDSSTVSSNSTTRQGGDGEGSSREMALDRESIHSSVSKASRTSTIKGKGKARGDDGKQEGPFIRSLSVMKSKRAPAPPSRSYSLHKDKMKRRSRDLTDIRVAAPAQSSPVLGGEAKAVSARETGSSPMPSSNKSSPGYTADTSSLDESSGSVTTNSFNTRQQAAREEERNEQPGSTGFSPQKQTPQENILKKTVSPSSCYPSPGGMPTLPSKQTHNSSPGNKRGILAKLASIFPKAPSSSPVIQPQGSDSSKTPRPSPPVDTVTSSPSVMALRELFNIPPPPKVCAPSPPPPEVWAHNKRTFELLLGPPAPNNMDTVVRKNPKDRRQQRQSRSTSREASESAPEQEAGGVLDRVTEPLSKEQTSNPAALTYVSGNGQESPKVQEKDGLSPVVIEVGDKGPTQIEPSEGMKRNSEVAHKFEQERVQGSQLVVEPEKVKVSQMIGKLEKVQASWLVNEKSVNASAAPGRGLGKVNTEIQTPATEKRTESQLKMDTLSMLSPALARVSPSPSPPPAHYPPLPPSKQTPPVTILGVPSDSSPAPEPPLVYPTGESFWPPPPPPMDLATLGDELDLPLPPPPSGCEDGVIMTEPVPPVSEGTVGAPNPARPAPQEVSSVPQGIPQPSPGITECQNQEKMSLSKSSPTPPEEAPTPPEEAPTPVVTPSLLQMVKLRSVNNGDQGLKKDQSQGQNHTEVTLRAKQPSNGEAPQKPIRRSLIMTAPPPTVTPPPTTVVSQLPTATVPEAALTSATVPEAALTSATVPEAALTSATVPEAALTSVPTTPTAKFQPSIVNLPSKSSTVTSPTSKSPSASVTMRMQEAIRLRTEARSKEGPPSHLSLHSPTSPTGLKFPSSTASFIFAKSTKKVVIETLSTPEAQANLTKKLVAELSSMSNPSKSIETQEVVAVKVPPPVARKPRLKVTDAEPSVETEHVQTAGQEAQPADNTEGAPEAPNGTAVNVEVSPSSSST, encoded by the exons TCCCAAAGCAGGAGGATGAGGGGACTCACGTCCCTTCACACGTCCAGGAGAATGTGTTCATCGAGGGCAGCCGGCCCAAGTACCTGGAGGACCTGCACACTGAGGCCCAGGAGGGACTCAAACTTCAGCAGCAAGAAG AAACAAATAATGGGGTGGATTACCAGGATGACCAAAGCATCGCT TCAGTGCCCCGGCAGCCTGACGAGACTGAGAGTGacagttacagagagaggagaggctctTTGTCAGACAGCACTATACTAGACACCATGTCCCAGGTCTCAACGCGCTCCGCTGTCTCCACACGGTCCTCACGGTCAGGACTGACCCGCCAAG CATCAACCTTCAGGCCCCTGAAGTCAGAGAAGAAGCCAGAGAAGACCAAGGccaggaggagacacaggagaacCACAGTTATGGGGATACCACAACACATCCAGAGGGAACTGG GGCTGGATAGAGCATCATGGGCAGCTCGTCGGGTTATAGACGAGGACGGGCTCCATAACGGTGAGAGCCTGGACATCCACACCATTGATGGGCCTCACCTAGCTGATTCccaggagggtgtgaggatatatCTCCAGTCTGTAGAAGGCCTGCAGCCCGTTAGTGAGGACCAGGTTCAGAAGTTCCCCTCCCGGGCCGGTCACACAGATGACCTGGCTCTCCTCCAGCGCATGGGCCCCCAGCTGTGTGGCCTGAAGAGGCCCAATTCCCTGGCCGTCCCCTGGATGACCACGGTGTCCGGCCTGCCGCACCATCCCCCCAGCCCCGTCATGTCCATGTCCCCCCAGGCCACCTACATGTCTAAGATCATCCCCAATGCCGTGCTGCCACCCTCCATCGACGTGGTGGAGATTAGCCATAACCGCAGCCAGAGCAGTGTCCGTACCGTCAGTAAGAGCAGACTGCTGCTGGCCAGCCCTGCCTCCTCCAGAGCCTCCTCCCGCGCCTCTGCCATGTCCTCCGCCTCCCGATACAACCCACCACACTTCTCTGACAGCTCTGGATGGAGCCACTCTGAGTCCTCTGAGACCCTGGTGTCTGACTCCTCCACTGTTTCCTCCAACAGCACCACCAGAcaggggggagatggggagggctCATCCAGGGAGATGGCCCTGGACAGAGAGAGTATCCACTCCTCTGTCAGTAAGGCCTCCAGGACCTCAACCATCAAAGGCAAGGGGAAAGCCAGAGGGGATGATGGCAAACAGGAGGGGCCCTTCATCCGAAGCCTATCTGTGATGAAGTCCAAGAGGGCACCGGCCCCACCCAGCCGCTCCTACTCCTTACACAAGGACAAGATGAAGCGGCGCTCACGAGACCTGACTGACATCAGGGTGGCTGCCCCTGCCCAAAGCAGCCCAGTCCTTGGTGGGGAGGCTAAGGCTGTCAGTGCTAGGGAGACCGGCTCTTCTCCCATGCCCTCCAGCAACAAAAGTAGCCCTGGATACACAGCAGACACCAGCTCTCTGGATGAGTCCTCGGGCTCTGTGACCACCAACTCCTTTAACACCCGACAGCAAGCAgccagggaagaggagaggaatgagcaGCCAGGCTCCACAGGCTTCTCTCCCCAGAAACAGACCCCCCAGGAAAACATCCTGAAGAAGACTGTTTCCCCCTCCAGCTGCTATCCCAGCCCGGGTGGCATGCCCACCCTCCCCTCCAAACAGACCCATAACTCATCCCCAGGAAACAAGAGGGGCATCCTGGCCAAACTAGCAAGCATTTTCCCCAAGGCACcatcctcatcacctgttattcAGCCACAGGGGTCTGACAGCAGCAAGACGCCTCGTCCATCCCCTCCAGTCGACACTGTAACTTCCTCACCTTCAGTCATGGCACTCAGAGAGCTGTTCAACATCCCTCCCCCACCCAAAGTATgtgccccctctcctcctcccccggaGGTATGGGCACACAACAAGCGCACTTTTGAACTGCTGCTAGGTCCCCCGGCCCCCAACAACATGGATACGGTGGTGCGAAAGAACCCAAAGGATCGACGACAGCAGAGGCAGTCTCGTTCCACATCAAGAGAGGCTTCTGAGTCTGCACCAGAGCAGGAGGCAGGAGGTGTGCTAGATAGGGTCACTGAGCCTCTGTCTAAAGAGCAGACCAGTAATCCAGCAGCACTAACATATGTGTCAGGAAACGGTCAGGAGAGTCCAAAGGTCCAGGAAAAAGATGGGTTGAGTCCAGTGGTTATAGAAGTGGGAGATAAAGGACCAACTCAAATAGAGCCTTCTGAAGGTATGAAAAGGAATAGTGAAGTGGCACATAAATTTGAACAAGAGAGGGTACAAGGAAGTCAGTTGGTGGTTGAACCAGAGAAGGTCAAGGTAAGTCAGATGATAGGTAAACTAGAGAAGGTCCAGGCAAGTTGGTTGGTAAATGAAAAGTCAGTGAACGCCTCAGCAGCTCCAGGAAGGGGCCTAGGAAAagtaaatacagaaatacagactCCTGCTACAGAGAAAAGGACTGAATCTCAACTTAAAATGGACACGTTGTCTATGCTTAGCCCAGCTCTAGCACGCGTCTCgccatctccttctcctcccccagcACACTatcctccccttcccccttccaAACAGACCCCGCCAGTGACCATACTTGGGGTCCCCTCAGATTCTTCACCCGCTCCAGAGCCCCCACTAGTCTACCCCACTGGGGAATCCTTCTggcctcctcccccacctcccatgGACTTGGCCACCCTTGGAGATGAGCTTGACCTCCCCCTTCCCCCACCACCCAGTGGTTGTGAGGATGGGGTTATTATGACAGAACCTGTGCCCCCTGTTTCAGAGGGGACAGTGGGTGCTCCAAACCCTGCCCGACCTGCACCTCAGGAAGTTTCATCTGTACCCCAGGGAATACCTCAGCCCAGTCCAGGGATCACAGAGTGCCAGAACCAAGAGAAGATGTCCCTCAGCAAGAGCTCTCCCACTCCCCCAGAGGAGGCCCCCACTCCTCCAGAGGAGGCCCCCACTCCTGTGGTCACCCCCTCCCTTCTGCAGATGGTCAAGCTGAGGTCTGTCAATAATGGTGACCAGGGTCTGAAAAAGGACCAGAGTCAGGGACAGAACCATACAGAGGTCACTTTGAGGGCCAAACAACCCAGCAACGGGGAGGCTCCACAGAAGCCTATTCGAAGGTCTCTGATCATGACAGCTCCCCCTCCCACTGTCACACCCCCACCTACTACTGTTGTCTCACAACTTCCCACAGCCACTGTCCCGGAGGCAGCCCTAACCTCAGCCACTGTCCCGGAGGCAGCCCTAACCTCAGCCACTGTCCCAGAGGCAGCCCTAACCTCAGCCACTGTCCCGGAGGCAGCcctaacctcagtcccaaccACACCCACAGCCAAGTTCCAGCCCAGCATAGTTAATTTACCCTCAAAGTCCTCTACTGTCACCTCTCCTACAAGTAAGTCTCCTTCTGCCTCAGTCACCATGAGAATGCAGGAGGCCATTCGCTTGAGGACAGAGGCCAGAAGTAAAGAGGGGCCTCCCTCTCATCTCAGCCTGCACTCCCCAACTTCCCCAACAGGTCTCAAGTTCCCCTCATCTACTGCCAGTTTCATCTTCGCCAAGAGCACAAAGAAGGTTGTCATAGAAACCCTCTCAACCCCTGAGGCCCAGGCCAATCTCACAAAGAAGCTGGTGGCAGAGCTTTCATCTATGTCCAATCCATCCAAGTCCATAGAAACACAGGAGGTGGTGGCAGTCAAGGTTCCACCACCTGTGGCAAGGAAACCCAGGCTTAAGGTCACAGATGCCGAGCCCAGTGTGGAGACTGAGCATGTGCAAACTGCGGGACAGGAAGCACAGCCAGCAGACAACACTGAGG GTGCTCCAGAGGCTCCAAACGGGACAGCAGTTAATGTTGAAGtgtcaccatcatcatcatccacaTGA
- the LOC135507503 gene encoding zona pellucida sperm-binding protein 3-like, with product MELILSAPVRIYSSPPPQIQRPTLLDRPVPKSQRDFASLPDVSVTCSSGDFVVRVKRDFYGFEADTDELTLGSTCKSNGILRPYGDLLFSYPLMECDGKRQMPPGYLIYTFVLHYTPLTRFPRRSHRFNVQVECRFQRFLVVRPTWETHTVLKKLKGRVNFRIQLMDDAWAMPAKSHVYMLGQTLNFQVSALNLSHGGKLFINHCYATTSKDSKTSLKFTVIDNFGCMLESQKNPGGSQFVSPRTDDTLRFFLSAFQFTSDPDTPVFLRCKLHVTSEETGPIHKSCTYQENRWKAVMGEDSICDCCDSKCVTPKPRRSMVKGFASSGPLLLLDQPSAPKGGFPPVSPSLVEDTVWFETKMDEFDNPDLLETIDVAKYRDKEEGYTRSKEKQHIEEDESVPLEDEESVVQTVFRKGEIFEGTHGSVVRDSELIRGEGSGFRAEGTGLRLEFPWERAELREWNPWESKGSVLTEEGSIEWQWMHPQEESSLGSEMGGMSVSQEEVVSQSMKEWGFGMGEAQPLVIPEDEGKEGRVESGETDEDDKTFPLFSETGEEIISDFDGLVESGIDGGNDFPRVWHFKW from the exons ATGGAACTCATACTTTCAG CGCCTGTAAGGATCTattcctctccaccaccccagATCCAGCGCCCTACGCTTCTCGATAGGCCTGTACCGAAGTCTCAACGTGATTTTGCTTCGCTCCCGGACGTCTCGGTTACGTGTTCCAGTGGTGACTTCGTGGTCCGGGTCAAACGGGATTTTTATGGTTTTGAGGCCGACACAGATGAGTTGACGCTGGGAAGCACCTGCAAGAGTAACGGTATTCTCAGGCCTTATGGTGACTTGCTCTTCTCTTATCCATTGATGGAGTGTGATGGCAAACGGCAG ATGCCACCGGGTTATCTCATCTATACATTTGTGCTCCATTACACGCCTCTGACCCGGTTCCCACGCAGATCGCATCGCTTTAACGTACAAGTCGAGTGTCGGTTTCAAAGGTTC CTGGTGGTGCGCCCTACGTGGGAAACACACACCGTGCTTAAAAAGCTAAAGGGGCGCGTTAACTTCCGAATCCAGCTGATGGACG ATGCATGGGCCATGCCAGCCAAGTCCCATGTGTACATGCTGGGACAGACCCTTAATTTCCAGGTTTCTGCACTTAATCTATCCCATGGAGGAAAGCTTTTCATCAACCACTGCTATGCCACAACATCTAAAGACTCCAAGACATCCCTCAAGTTCACTGTCATTGACAACTTTGG CTGCATGCTGGAGAGCCAGAAGAACCCTGGTGGCTCTCAGTTTGTCTCCCCCAGGACTGATGACACCCTCCGGTTCTTCCTCAGTGCCTTCCAGTTCACCTCTGACCCAGACACACCG GTCTTCCTTCGCTGTAAACTGCATGTGACATCAGAGGAAACCGGCCCCATACACAAGTCTTGCACCTACCAAGAGAACAG GTGGAAAGCTGTCATGGGAGAGGATTCCATCTGTGACTGCTGTGACTCCAAATGTGTGACACCGAAACCCAGAAGATCCATGGTGAAGG GGTTTGCCAGCAGCGGGCCTCTACTGCTCTTAGATCAGCCATCTGCACCAAAGGGTGGTTTCCCACCAGTCAGTCCCTCACTAGTTGAAGACACTGTCTGGTTTGAGACCAAAATGGATGAGTTTGACAACCCAGATCTACTGGAAACCATTGATGTGGCGAAGTATCGTGATAAGGAAGAGGGTTATACTCGTTCTAAGGAGAAGCAACATATAGAGGAGGATGAATCGGTGCCGTTGGAGGATGAGgagtcagtggttcagactgtgtTTAGAAAGGGGGAGATATTTGAGGGCACACATGGGTCAGTTGTGAGGGATTCAGAGTTGAtaaggggagaggggtcagggttTAGAGCTGAGGGGACAGGATTGCGACTAGAGTTTCCATGGGAGAGGGCAGAGTTGAGAGAGTGGAATCCATGGGAAAGTAAGGGATCAGTGTTGACCGAGGAGGGCTCCATTGAATGGCAATGGATGCATCCACAGGAGGAGTCCTCCCTGGGATCAGAGATGGGGGGAATGTCTGTATCACAGGAAGAGGTGGTTTCACAGTCCATGAAGGAATGGGGATTTGGGATGGGTGAGGCGCAGCCACTTGTGATTCCTGAGGatgaggggaaggaaggaagagtgGAGTCTGGGGAAACTGATGAGGATGACAAGACGTTTCCACTCTTCTCTGAGACTGGTGAGGAGATCATTAGTGATTTTGACGGGCTGGTAGAGTCCGGGATTGACGGTGGGAACGACTTTCCCAGGGTTTGGCATTTCAAATGGTGA